Proteins encoded together in one Polaribacter reichenbachii window:
- a CDS encoding LruC domain-containing protein, with protein MKTFNFYLVLSFLLILSSCVPNADDIQNPESEDITETPINVLENLSIPDNFNFETERAVTLSITDATPFVKYEVFAYSENSNTEEENISDALNYLLYSGKPYDGELNHSFSLSSVYDKVYVLRKDGLEYTSEIITITNNQINFKSENKSSSKTTSTSKTNTDACSICTDNFFLNSDFENGPKLPNTYTITDETNVEGWSTTATDNKIELWKSGFNGVTAQNGTYFAELNANLSSALYQRICTSPGAEISWSVWHRGRTGVDNAVVRIGENLATATIEANMSTGKSEWVQYSGTYTVPDDQQDTYFIFEAVDNGSYGNFIDNIVITETVAGDCTSVNNKMYYPSELTNATLAFEDLWPYAGDYDFNDLVISYNIQTILDAENKVTQLDYNYIVESIGASYTNGFGLELEGVSPSAISSVIGQNLTEGFIQNNANGTEQSQQNAVIIFFDNSHINVGISNTISIVFETPITTAALGTAPFNPFLIVNKNRLKEVHLPTKATTYYPTTTTIETSGDVKDSDGDFKSPTGLPWAINITGEYRAPKEKVIITEAYNYFAKWATSGGTTKKDWFLDKNGYRVETNLKD; from the coding sequence ATGAAAACATTTAACTTTTACCTTGTATTATCTTTTTTGCTTATTCTTAGCTCTTGTGTGCCAAATGCAGATGACATTCAAAACCCAGAATCAGAAGACATTACAGAGACTCCTATAAATGTTTTAGAAAATTTATCAATTCCTGATAATTTTAACTTTGAAACAGAAAGAGCGGTAACATTATCTATTACAGATGCTACCCCTTTTGTAAAATACGAAGTTTTTGCATACTCAGAAAATTCAAACACAGAAGAAGAAAATATTTCTGATGCCTTAAATTATTTGTTATACTCTGGTAAACCATATGATGGTGAACTTAACCATTCTTTTAGCTTATCAAGTGTTTATGATAAAGTATATGTTTTAAGAAAAGATGGCCTTGAATATACATCAGAAATTATAACGATTACAAATAATCAAATTAATTTTAAATCAGAAAATAAGTCTTCAAGCAAAACAACAAGTACATCTAAAACAAACACTGATGCTTGTTCTATTTGTACAGATAACTTCTTTTTAAATAGTGATTTTGAAAACGGACCAAAACTCCCAAATACTTATACAATAACGGACGAAACTAATGTTGAGGGCTGGTCTACAACTGCTACGGATAATAAAATTGAGTTATGGAAATCTGGATTTAATGGTGTAACAGCTCAAAACGGAACTTACTTTGCAGAATTAAATGCAAATCTAAGCTCTGCTTTATATCAGCGTATTTGTACAAGTCCTGGCGCAGAAATAAGCTGGTCTGTTTGGCATCGTGGAAGAACTGGTGTAGATAATGCTGTAGTTAGAATTGGAGAAAACTTAGCTACTGCAACCATAGAAGCAAATATGTCTACAGGCAAATCTGAATGGGTACAATATTCAGGAACTTACACTGTACCTGATGATCAACAAGACACTTATTTTATTTTTGAAGCTGTTGACAATGGAAGTTATGGTAATTTTATTGACAATATTGTAATTACAGAAACCGTTGCTGGTGATTGTACAAGTGTTAATAATAAAATGTATTATCCATCTGAATTAACAAACGCAACGTTAGCTTTTGAGGATTTATGGCCTTATGCTGGTGATTATGATTTTAATGATTTAGTGATAAGTTACAATATTCAAACTATTTTAGATGCAGAAAACAAAGTAACTCAATTAGACTATAACTATATCGTTGAATCTATTGGAGCAAGTTATACAAACGGGTTTGGTTTAGAACTAGAAGGTGTTTCACCATCTGCAATATCAAGTGTTATAGGACAAAATTTAACAGAAGGATTTATTCAAAATAACGCAAACGGAACCGAGCAATCTCAACAAAATGCAGTAATTATATTCTTTGATAACTCTCACATTAATGTAGGTATAAGCAATACAATATCAATTGTATTTGAAACCCCTATAACAACTGCAGCTCTAGGTACTGCACCTTTTAATCCTTTTTTAATCGTAAACAAAAACAGACTTAAAGAAGTACATTTACCAACGAAAGCAACTACTTATTACCCAACAACGACTACTATAGAAACGTCTGGAGATGTAAAAGATAGTGATGGTGATTTTAAATCTCCTACAGGTTTACCTTGGGCTATTAATATAACAGGAGAGTATAGAGCACCAAAAGAAAAAGTAATTATTACAGAAGCCTATAACTATTTTGCTAAGTGGGCAACATCTGGTGGTACAACAAAAAAAGATTGGTTTCTAGACAAAAATGGATACAGAGTTGAAACAAACTTAAAAGATTAA
- the metK gene encoding methionine adenosyltransferase, producing the protein MSYLFTSESVSEGHPDKVADQISDALIDNFLAFDKDSKVACETLVTTGQVVLAGEVKSKTYLDVQKIARDVINKIGYTKGEYMFDGNSCGVLSAIHEQSPDINQGVDRSSPEEQGAGDQGMMFGYATDETENYMPLALELSHRLLKELAEIRRENSDITYLRPDAKSQVTIEYSDDNVPQRIDAIVISTQHDDFNTSEEVMLSKIKKDIVEILIPRVVAKLPAHIQKLFTDDITYHINPTGIFVIGGPHGDTGLTGRKIIVDTYGGKGAHGGGAFSGKDPSKVDRSGAYATRHIAKNLVAAGLCKEVLVQVSYAIGVAKPTSINVETYGTATVALSDGEISKKVEEIFDMRPYFIEQRLKLRTPIYSETSAYGHMGRTPEVKTVTFTNPMGETVSEEVETFTWEKLDYVDTIKEAFKS; encoded by the coding sequence ATGTCGTATTTATTTACATCAGAAAGTGTTTCAGAAGGACATCCAGATAAAGTTGCAGATCAGATATCTGACGCTTTAATCGATAACTTTTTAGCTTTTGATAAAGATAGTAAAGTAGCTTGTGAAACTTTAGTTACAACAGGTCAAGTAGTGTTAGCAGGTGAAGTAAAATCTAAAACGTACTTAGACGTTCAAAAAATTGCCAGAGATGTAATCAACAAAATTGGTTACACTAAAGGAGAATACATGTTTGATGGAAATTCCTGTGGAGTTTTATCTGCAATTCATGAACAATCACCAGATATTAATCAAGGAGTTGATAGATCTAGCCCAGAAGAACAAGGTGCTGGAGATCAAGGAATGATGTTTGGTTACGCTACAGACGAAACCGAAAACTATATGCCTTTGGCTTTAGAATTATCTCACAGATTGTTAAAAGAATTAGCAGAAATCCGAAGAGAAAATTCAGACATTACTTATTTAAGACCAGATGCAAAAAGTCAGGTTACTATTGAGTATTCTGATGATAACGTTCCGCAAAGAATTGATGCCATTGTAATCTCTACACAACATGACGATTTTAATACTTCAGAAGAAGTAATGTTATCAAAAATTAAAAAAGATATTGTTGAGATTTTAATTCCTAGAGTTGTTGCAAAATTGCCTGCTCATATTCAAAAATTATTTACTGATGATATTACGTATCACATAAACCCAACAGGAATTTTTGTTATTGGTGGTCCTCATGGAGATACTGGTTTAACTGGTCGTAAAATTATTGTAGATACTTATGGAGGAAAAGGTGCTCATGGAGGTGGAGCTTTTTCTGGTAAAGACCCAAGTAAAGTAGATAGATCTGGAGCGTATGCAACCAGACATATTGCTAAAAATTTAGTAGCTGCAGGTTTGTGTAAAGAAGTTTTGGTTCAAGTTTCTTATGCCATTGGTGTTGCTAAACCAACAAGTATAAATGTAGAAACTTATGGCACAGCTACTGTAGCTTTATCTGATGGAGAAATCAGTAAAAAAGTTGAAGAAATTTTTGACATGCGTCCTTATTTTATAGAACAACGTTTAAAATTAAGAACACCTATTTACTCAGAAACTTCTGCTTATGGACATATGGGTAGGACTCCAGAAGTAAAAACGGTTACATTTACAAATCCTATGGGAGAAACAGTTTCTGAAGAAGTTGAAACTTTTACATGGGAAAAATTAGATTACGTAGATACTATTAAAGAAGCTTTTAAGTCGTAA
- a CDS encoding zinc-dependent metalloprotease — MTKKIFSRVLLFALVLGFSANAEAQIFKKKKKKEEPKKVAPKPKPKKGAIQPYAKVVTKEYKTDEGLFKVHQKDNTYLFEIPDSLLKREMLMVTRIAKTASGIGFGGGKTNTQVLRWEKKQKQILLRVVSHNVVADTILPVHEAVVNSNLEPILFAFPIKAFSKDSTATVIDATSLFSTDVKPLGFPGFYRKFYQATRLDKTRSYIDRVSSYPQNIEVRHVKTYFANKAPSNSALGSITLEMSNSMVLLPKVPMKRRYFDERVGWFARGQTDYGLDAQKSKTVAYLDRYRLEVKDEDIEKFKRGELVEPKKQIVYYVDRATPEEWVPYIIQGVNDWQVAFEAAGFKNAIIAKRAPTKEEDPEYSPEDVRYSVIRYLASPIPNANGPHVSDPRSGEILESDINWYHNVMSLLHNWFFIQTAAINPDARGNNFKTETMGELIKFVSSHELGHTLGLPHNMGSSSAYPVDSLRSASFTKKYGTAPSIMDYARFNYVAQPEDKGVALMPNIGVYDKYAIAWGYRPILDKTAEEEKPVLDSWILKHAGDPMYRFGHQQAGGVVDPSSQTEDLGDDAMKASMYGIKNLQRILPRLEEWTSEKGETYENLSTMYGQVLSQFNRYIGHVSANIGGVYENYKTTDQEGAVYTHVDKAIQKEALQFVIDELFKTPKWMIDENIFSKTEFSGSVERVRGLQARNLNNILDAGRMARMIENETLNGASKSYTLVNMMSDLRKGVWTEIYNGASIDTYRRNLQRAHLDRLDYLLNKAKDQRGANSGYRKRSGITINQSDVKSVARGELKRIQRDAKKAAYSGNTLRRYHLQDVVDRIDMILEPK, encoded by the coding sequence ATGACTAAAAAAATATTTTCGAGAGTACTTCTTTTTGCTCTTGTTTTAGGTTTCTCTGCAAACGCTGAAGCCCAAATTTTTAAGAAGAAAAAAAAGAAAGAAGAACCTAAAAAGGTTGCTCCGAAACCAAAGCCTAAAAAAGGCGCAATTCAGCCTTATGCTAAGGTAGTTACCAAAGAATATAAAACTGACGAAGGTTTATTTAAAGTTCATCAAAAAGACAATACTTATTTATTCGAAATTCCTGATTCTCTTTTAAAAAGAGAAATGTTAATGGTAACAAGAATCGCTAAAACTGCTAGCGGAATTGGTTTTGGTGGCGGAAAAACAAACACACAAGTTTTACGTTGGGAAAAGAAACAAAAACAAATTTTATTAAGAGTTGTTTCTCATAATGTTGTTGCAGATACAATATTACCAGTACATGAAGCAGTTGTAAACTCTAACTTAGAGCCTATTTTATTTGCTTTTCCTATTAAAGCATTTAGTAAAGATTCTACAGCAACTGTAATCGATGCAACTTCTTTATTTTCTACAGATGTAAAACCTCTTGGTTTCCCAGGATTTTACAGAAAATTTTATCAAGCTACAAGATTAGATAAAACACGTTCTTATATAGACAGAGTAAGTAGTTATCCTCAAAATATAGAAGTAAGACACGTAAAAACATATTTTGCTAACAAAGCACCATCAAATAGTGCTTTGGGTTCTATTACTTTAGAAATGAGTAACTCTATGGTTTTATTACCAAAGGTACCAATGAAACGTCGTTATTTTGATGAAAGAGTTGGTTGGTTTGCACGTGGACAAACTGATTATGGTTTAGATGCACAAAAAAGTAAAACTGTTGCTTATTTAGATAGATATCGTTTAGAAGTTAAAGACGAAGATATTGAGAAGTTTAAAAGAGGTGAATTAGTAGAGCCTAAAAAACAAATTGTTTATTATGTAGATAGAGCTACACCAGAAGAATGGGTTCCTTATATTATACAAGGTGTAAATGATTGGCAAGTTGCTTTTGAAGCAGCAGGTTTTAAAAATGCAATTATTGCAAAAAGAGCACCAACAAAAGAAGAAGACCCAGAATATAGCCCAGAAGATGTGCGTTATTCTGTTATTAGATATTTAGCTTCTCCTATACCAAATGCAAATGGACCTCACGTTAGTGACCCACGTTCTGGAGAAATTTTAGAATCTGATATTAACTGGTATCATAATGTAATGTCTTTATTACATAACTGGTTCTTTATTCAAACTGCAGCAATTAATCCTGATGCAAGAGGGAATAACTTTAAGACAGAAACAATGGGTGAATTAATTAAATTTGTTTCATCACATGAATTAGGACATACTTTAGGATTACCACATAATATGGGGAGTTCGTCTGCTTACCCTGTAGATTCTTTACGTTCTGCATCATTCACAAAAAAATACGGAACTGCACCTTCTATTATGGATTATGCTCGTTTTAATTATGTTGCACAGCCAGAAGATAAAGGTGTTGCTTTAATGCCAAACATTGGGGTTTATGATAAATATGCAATTGCTTGGGGTTATAGACCAATTTTAGATAAAACTGCTGAAGAAGAAAAACCAGTTTTAGATTCTTGGATTTTAAAACACGCTGGAGATCCAATGTATAGATTTGGTCATCAACAAGCAGGTGGAGTTGTAGATCCTAGTTCTCAAACAGAAGATTTAGGTGATGATGCAATGAAAGCTTCTATGTACGGAATTAAAAATTTACAAAGAATTTTACCAAGATTAGAAGAATGGACATCTGAAAAAGGTGAAACCTACGAAAACTTATCTACAATGTATGGCCAAGTTTTAAGTCAGTTTAATAGATATATAGGACACGTTTCTGCTAATATTGGTGGTGTTTACGAAAACTATAAAACTACAGACCAAGAAGGAGCTGTTTATACACACGTAGATAAAGCTATTCAAAAAGAAGCTTTACAATTTGTTATTGATGAATTGTTTAAAACTCCTAAATGGATGATCGATGAAAACATTTTTAGCAAAACTGAATTTTCTGGCTCTGTAGAAAGAGTTCGTGGTTTACAAGCTAGAAATTTAAACAACATTTTAGATGCTGGTAGAATGGCTAGAATGATAGAAAATGAAACTTTAAACGGGGCATCTAAATCTTATACACTTGTTAATATGATGAGTGATTTACGTAAAGGTGTTTGGACTGAAATTTACAATGGAGCATCTATAGACACATATAGAAGAAACTTACAAAGAGCACATTTAGATCGATTAGATTATTTATTAAATAAAGCGAAAGATCAAAGAGGAGCTAACAGTGGTTACAGAAAAAGATCAGGAATTACTATTAACCAATCTGATGTAAAATCTGTAGCAAGAGGTGAGTTAAAACGTATTCAAAGAGATGCTAAAAAAGCAGCTTATTCTGGTAATACATTAAGACGTTACCACTTACAAGATGTTGTTGATAGAATCGATATGATTTTAGAACCTAAATAA
- a CDS encoding O-acetylhomoserine aminocarboxypropyltransferase/cysteine synthase family protein yields MSTHKLATNALHAGHDVKANGGTRAVPIYQTSSYVFNDSEHAANLFSLKELGFIYTRLNNPTNQILQERLAAVEGGIGAVVFASGTSAISTGLLTLLKAGDHIVASSSLYGGTYNLLNVTLPRLSITTTFVDASNPDNFKDAVQENTRAFFVESLGNPKLDVLDLEAIAEHSKAAEVPFIVDNTVATPALLNPIKHGANIVIHSLTKYIGGQGTSLGGAIIDTGTFNWANGKFPEFTEPSAGYHGLKYHEVLGAASYTFKLILEGLRDFGGALSPTNAFNIIQGLETLPVRIKQHSENALALATWLEAQEEVAWVNYPGLESSKYNDLAKKYLPKGQSGIVTFGHKGGFEAAKTIADKTKVFSLLANIGDTKSLIIHPASTTHQQLDEAQQESAGVSQDLIRLSVGIEDLEDLKADLKAAFSEI; encoded by the coding sequence ATGAGTACACACAAATTAGCAACTAACGCGTTGCACGCAGGTCATGATGTAAAAGCAAATGGAGGAACAAGAGCAGTGCCTATTTATCAAACATCATCGTATGTTTTTAATGATTCAGAACACGCAGCAAATCTTTTTTCATTAAAAGAGTTAGGTTTTATCTATACAAGATTAAATAACCCAACAAATCAAATTTTACAAGAACGTTTAGCAGCTGTAGAAGGTGGAATAGGAGCTGTAGTTTTTGCTTCTGGAACATCTGCAATTTCAACTGGATTGTTAACGCTTTTAAAAGCAGGAGATCATATTGTAGCATCAAGTAGTTTATATGGAGGTACGTACAATTTATTAAATGTAACTTTACCAAGATTGAGTATTACAACTACGTTTGTTGATGCTTCTAATCCTGATAATTTTAAGGATGCTGTACAAGAAAATACAAGAGCATTTTTTGTAGAATCTTTAGGGAATCCGAAGTTAGATGTATTAGATTTAGAAGCAATTGCTGAGCATTCTAAAGCAGCAGAAGTTCCTTTTATTGTAGATAATACTGTGGCTACACCAGCTTTATTAAACCCAATTAAACACGGAGCAAATATTGTAATTCATTCCTTAACAAAATATATTGGTGGTCAAGGAACATCTTTAGGTGGTGCTATTATTGATACAGGAACTTTTAACTGGGCAAATGGAAAATTTCCAGAATTTACAGAGCCTTCTGCAGGTTATCATGGTTTAAAATATCATGAAGTTTTAGGTGCAGCATCTTATACTTTTAAATTAATTTTAGAAGGATTACGTGATTTTGGTGGAGCATTAAGTCCAACAAACGCATTTAATATTATTCAAGGTTTAGAAACTTTACCAGTTAGAATTAAACAACACTCAGAAAATGCATTGGCTTTAGCAACTTGGTTAGAAGCGCAAGAAGAAGTTGCTTGGGTAAACTATCCTGGTTTAGAAAGTAGTAAATACAATGATTTAGCTAAAAAATATTTGCCAAAAGGACAAAGTGGAATTGTAACTTTTGGTCATAAAGGCGGATTTGAAGCTGCAAAAACCATTGCAGATAAAACAAAAGTTTTCTCTTTATTAGCAAATATTGGAGATACAAAATCATTAATCATTCATCCAGCAAGTACAACACATCAACAATTAGATGAAGCTCAGCAAGAAAGTGCTGGAGTTTCTCAAGATTTAATTCGTTTGTCTGTAGGTATTGAAGATTTGGAAGATTTAAAAGCAGATTTAAAAGCAGCTTTTTCAGAAATATAA
- a CDS encoding carboxypeptidase-like regulatory domain-containing protein — protein MINKFSLFIILFFLSSTTYSQEKQTKISYKVIDTSTKEPVVYATVMLKNINRGTHADLNGNFEIPIKYYQNAIIRISSIGYKSKEIKLSELKLDIVNIIHLNKSNNKLQEIVITTSKKNKEKKKKQKTLSGAQIVRKAIENILNNYPTQPHSYIGYYRDYQQPADNTYQKLIKSEKAIEYLNVHEGILESYDNGFKSDKLKDKKNQTLVYNYGINQKFIQDASLTIPYDNKSRKYSESVYITPLGGNELNILDLTNAIRNYDKMSFSFANIFKKDFINNHLIFLKETIYTDNTPLYKIYFNSKKHKTSYEYFASGYIYISKNNFAIHKLNYNLFYRKSKKPQYSITIDYNQKNDKMYLNYISFNNFFEATNGNYFKIIKTTFNSKNNTFKISFNRQLNFNTVTPFHKKIKIYFKNVKLNVTDVKHMETAKNTIIVYVDKKSIEKINFINESKNPNYASFFTFDITKIKDVNGFEIDKRPSIKLNQYRELFVQEVFENKKLPLQKNFVNKNLPLSESKITKANFKEAYWINSPLKKTKE, from the coding sequence TTGATAAATAAATTTAGCCTTTTTATTATTCTCTTCTTTTTATCTAGCACTACTTATAGTCAAGAAAAGCAAACTAAAATATCTTATAAAGTAATAGACACTTCTACCAAAGAACCAGTTGTTTACGCTACTGTAATGCTAAAAAACATCAATAGAGGTACACATGCAGATTTAAATGGTAATTTCGAAATCCCGATAAAATATTATCAAAATGCAATTATTAGAATATCTTCTATTGGTTATAAATCAAAAGAAATTAAGCTCTCTGAATTAAAATTAGATATTGTTAATATTATTCATCTTAACAAATCAAATAACAAATTACAAGAAATTGTAATTACAACTTCTAAAAAGAATAAAGAAAAGAAAAAGAAGCAAAAAACCTTATCTGGCGCACAAATTGTAAGAAAAGCTATTGAAAACATTTTAAACAACTACCCTACTCAACCACATTCATATATTGGGTATTACAGAGATTATCAACAACCTGCAGATAATACTTATCAAAAATTAATAAAATCAGAAAAAGCTATTGAGTATTTAAACGTTCATGAGGGCATTTTAGAATCTTATGATAATGGATTTAAATCAGATAAATTAAAGGATAAAAAAAATCAAACTTTAGTTTACAATTATGGCATTAATCAAAAATTTATTCAGGATGCATCATTAACTATTCCTTATGATAATAAAAGTAGAAAATACTCAGAAAGCGTTTATATAACTCCTTTAGGAGGCAATGAATTAAATATTTTAGACTTAACAAACGCCATTAGAAATTATGATAAAATGTCTTTTTCATTTGCCAATATTTTTAAAAAAGACTTTATAAATAATCACTTAATATTTTTAAAAGAAACAATTTATACAGACAATACTCCGCTTTATAAAATATACTTTAATTCAAAAAAACACAAAACTAGTTATGAATACTTCGCAAGCGGATATATTTATATTTCTAAAAACAACTTTGCAATTCATAAGTTAAACTACAACCTATTTTACAGAAAAAGTAAAAAACCTCAATATTCAATAACCATAGATTACAATCAAAAAAATGATAAAATGTATTTAAATTACATTTCTTTCAACAATTTTTTCGAAGCAACTAATGGTAATTATTTTAAGATTATTAAAACTACTTTTAACTCAAAAAACAACACTTTTAAAATTTCTTTTAATCGACAATTAAATTTTAATACAGTAACACCTTTTCATAAAAAAATTAAAATTTACTTTAAAAATGTAAAGTTAAACGTAACAGATGTAAAGCATATGGAAACAGCCAAAAACACTATTATTGTTTATGTTGATAAAAAATCTATAGAGAAAATTAACTTTATAAATGAAAGTAAAAACCCAAACTACGCTTCCTTTTTTACTTTTGATATTACAAAAATTAAAGATGTAAACGGTTTTGAAATTGACAAAAGACCAAGCATCAAATTAAATCAATATAGAGAACTATTTGTACAAGAAGTTTTTGAGAACAAAAAATTACCGCTTCAAAAAAACTTTGTCAATAAAAACTTACCTCTTTCAGAAAGCAAAATCACAAAAGCAAATTTTAAAGAGGCTTATTGGATTAACTCGCCATTAAAAAAAACGAAAGAATAA
- a CDS encoding DNA cytosine methyltransferase, translating to MDNLSKMLRIEDVANNLNVSQKSVRRYIHSGKLQSHKIGGVHRIEATELQRFLNASVSKKNEEINFKNLKSKSTKTDKVNWIDISEDWDNPKKNKLTSADLFCGAGGMAKGFEMAGFNQVGGLDWFKEAGLTYRHNFTHPHIEGDITDKSIKDKFINTVKKQLKGKPLTVLSGGFPCQGFSMSGSRIVEDERNSLYKDMLEIIDELQPEFIVAENVKGLRSMLKGKVEDKIKNDIKKLGYEVNVTVLNSADYYVPQKRERVIFIANRIQKTNYHPSPLLESGSYITTKEAIQDLINVKDNAEFNHIRTKHSDAMKERLALVPEGKSLYDNYSDSWKKCPWNEASCTIKENHGGVNIHPIEPRVITVREMARLQSFPDDFIFKGAKGKQMVQIGNAVPPFLAKAIGLSIKKTLEKE from the coding sequence ATGGACAATTTATCGAAAATGTTAAGAATAGAAGATGTTGCAAACAACTTAAATGTATCTCAAAAATCGGTAAGAAGGTATATACATTCTGGCAAACTACAATCGCATAAAATTGGTGGTGTTCATCGAATTGAAGCAACTGAATTACAACGCTTTTTAAATGCTTCTGTTTCTAAAAAAAACGAAGAAATTAATTTTAAAAACCTGAAAAGTAAATCTACAAAAACAGATAAAGTAAATTGGATTGATATTTCTGAAGACTGGGACAATCCGAAGAAAAACAAACTAACTTCTGCAGATTTATTTTGTGGTGCAGGTGGTATGGCTAAAGGTTTTGAAATGGCTGGTTTTAATCAAGTTGGTGGTTTAGATTGGTTTAAAGAAGCTGGTTTAACTTACAGACACAATTTTACACATCCACATATTGAAGGAGATATTACAGACAAATCTATAAAAGATAAATTTATAAACACGGTAAAAAAACAGCTAAAAGGCAAACCATTAACTGTACTTTCTGGCGGCTTTCCATGCCAAGGTTTTAGTATGTCTGGCAGTAGAATTGTAGAAGACGAAAGAAACTCTTTATACAAAGATATGCTAGAAATAATCGATGAACTACAACCAGAATTTATTGTTGCAGAAAACGTAAAAGGTTTACGCTCTATGCTAAAAGGCAAAGTAGAAGACAAAATAAAAAACGACATAAAAAAACTCGGCTACGAAGTAAATGTTACTGTTTTAAATTCTGCAGATTATTACGTGCCACAAAAAAGAGAACGTGTAATTTTTATTGCTAATAGAATTCAAAAAACAAATTATCACCCTTCTCCTTTATTAGAATCGGGTTCTTACATCACTACAAAAGAAGCGATTCAAGATTTAATTAACGTAAAAGACAATGCAGAATTTAATCATATTAGAACCAAGCATAGCGATGCTATGAAAGAACGTTTGGCATTAGTACCAGAAGGTAAAAGTTTATACGATAATTATTCTGATTCTTGGAAAAAATGCCCTTGGAACGAAGCTAGCTGTACCATTAAAGAAAATCATGGAGGTGTAAACATTCATCCTATAGAACCAAGAGTAATTACAGTTCGAGAAATGGCTAGATTGCAATCTTTTCCTGACGATTTTATTTTTAAAGGTGCAAAAGGCAAACAGATGGTACAAATTGGTAATGCTGTACCTCCTTTTTTGGCAAAAGCCATAGGTTTATCCATTAAAAAAACATTGGAAAAAGAATAA